The DNA sequence CTGGTCGTGGCTTCGATTCCGTCAGTGACGACGCGCGAACGCGGCTTCCAATCGATCTCTGGCATGTGACAACTCTAGGACCGTTTGGATTCCCGGTCGGCCATGCGTCAGGACCCGTGGAGAACGGCCGCGCCGGGCGACGCTGTGGAGGACGACGCTGTGGAGGACGACGAGCGGGTCAGCGCGCCTGCGCCCCCCGCGCATCCGCCAGCAGCCCCAGCAGCGTCGCCACCGCGCGCTCGTCCGCCACGCGGAACTGCGCCGCGGTCTCGCCCTCGCCGACCTTGATGCCGAGGTCGCCCTCGTCCGGCCGCAGCACGGCGAAGCCGTCCTCGTCGGTGACGTCGTCGCCCGCGAACAGGACCGCGGTGGCGTGCGTGTAGCCGCGCAGGCGCTCGATGCCGTCGCCCTTGTTCGCGCCGCGCACCGAGAACTCGATGATGTCCTTGCCGTCGCGGATCGTCAGGGCGTCGCTGACCGACGCGGCGGCCTCGTAGGCGCGGGCCACCACCTCCGAGCCGCCATCACCCTCCAGCAGCCGGTAGTGGACGCCGAATCCGACCGGCTTCACTTCCAGGCGGGTGCCCGGCACGCTGTCGACCAGGGCGCCGAGGACCTCGCCCAGCTCGTCGAGCGTCGCGCGCTCCTCGGGCGTCAGGTCGAGGGAGACGCCGTCGCGGCCGAAACGGACCTCGACGCCGTGGGAGCCGAGCAGGAGGGCGTCCTCGTCGGCCTCGGTGACGATCTCAAGGCTGGAGAGCGGACGGCCGGAGACGTACGCGACCCACGTGTTCGGCAGGGCTTCCAGGCGGTCGAGCGCGGCCTTCGCCGCGGGGAGCATGCGGGCGGCCTTCGGCGTGTCGACGAACGGCGCGAGGGTGCCGTCGAAGTCGAGCGCCAGCAGGAGGCGCTGGGCGCCGGCCAGGCGCGCGACGGCGGTCGCGAGGGCGATAGCGGCGGGCTGGCGGTCGGAGGCGGCGTTCGGGAGGGAGGTGTCGCTCATTCGGCTCTCGTCTGTCGAAAAGGGAACGGGTCAGCGCCGGTTGACCGGCGGGTCCTGCAAGGGGTGGTCGCCGTGGGCGCTGCGGGTGAGCGCCTCCAGGAAACTCGCCGACCAGCGGGCGACGTCGTTGGTGAGCACCTTCTTGCGCAGCGCGCGCATCCGGCGCACACGATCGCGCTTCGGCATCGCGATCGCCTGGAGGATGGTGTCCTTCAGCCCCTCGATGTCGTGCGGATTGATCAGCAGCGCCTGGCGGAGCTCGTCCGAGGCGCCCGCGAACTCGCTGAGCACCAGCACGCCGTCCTCGTCCACGCGGGTGGCCACGTACTCCTTCGCCACCAGGTTCATGCCGTCGCGCAGCGCCGTCACGAGCATGACGTCGGCGGCGAGGTACAGCGCGACCATCTCCTCCTTGGGATAGCCGTGGTGGAGGTAGGCGACGGCCGTGTGGCCGAGCGTCGCGTAGTCGCCGTTGATCCGGCCGACGGTGAGCTCGATCTCGTCGCGGAGCTGGCGGTAGGTCTCCACGCGCTCGCGGCTCGGGCTGGCCACCTGCACCAGCGTGACATCCTCGACGCTCACGCGGTCGTCGCGCAGCAGCTCGCCGTAGGCCTTCAGCCGGTGGCCGATGCCCTTGGTGTAGTCGAGGCGGTCGACGCCCAGCATGATCGTGTCGGGGTTGCCGAGCTCCTCGCGGATCTCCTTGGCGCGCTCCTGGATGGAGGGGCGCCGGGCGAGCTCCTGGTACGCCTCGGCGTCGATGGAGATCGGGAAGGCCCTGGCCAGCACGGTGCGCACCAGCCCGCCGTGCTTGTTCGTGGTCACGTGCCGGTGCGACCCGGCCTCCGGGTCGTCGCTGTCGATCGGCACCTCGATGATCGGCCCACGGGTCTCGTAGCCCTTCAGCCGCCGGATGGCGCGCGAGAAGTTGCCCGCGTCCGCCACGCGCTGGAAGCCGATGACGTCGGCGCCGAGGAGGCCGTCGATGATCTGCCGCCGCCACGGGAGCTGCGAGTAGATGCCGTACGGCGGGAACGGGATGTGGTTGAAGAATCCGATGACCAGGTCCGGCCGCACCTCCCGCAGCATCGCGGGGACGAGCTGGAGCTGGTAGTCGTGCACCCAGACGACCGCGCCGTGCGCGGCGACGCTCGCGGCCGCGTCGGCGAACCGGCGGTTGACGCGCACGTAGCTCTCCCACCACTCGCGGTGGTAGCTCGGCTGGGCGATGACGTCGTGGTAGAGCGGCCAGAGCGTGTCGTTGGAGAAGCCTTCGTAGTACTCCTGCAGCTCCTGCTCGCTGAGCGCGATGGGGAGGATGCTGATGCCGTCGGCCTCGAAGGGCTCGATCTCCTCGCCCGCGACGCCGGCCCAGCCGACCCAGACGCCCTCCTCCGCCCGCATGACGGGCTGCAGCGCCGTGACCAGTCCGCCCGGCGATGGCCGCCAGGTCGCCTGCCCGGCTTCGTCGATCACGCGGTCGACGGGCAGCCGGTTGGACACGATCACCAGGTCGTACAGGTCGGTCGAGGTTTCGGGCGTCTGGCTGATGGTGGGTCAACTCCCCCAGTTGATGCAACGGTCTCCAGCCACAGTACCAGCGCCCGCATCGCCCGGCGCGGGCCCCGCGTTCCCCCGCAGGACACTGCTCGTTCAGCCGCCGTGGTTAGAGTGACGGTCGTGATGCGCATCGGCATGGGCACGACCTGCGTCTACCCGCTCGGGGTCGAGACGGCCTTCCGCACGGCCGCCGAGCTGGGCTACGACGGCGTGGAGGTCATGGTCACCCGCGACGACCGGACCCAGTCGGCCGAGCCCCTCCGGCGGCTCGCCGAGCGCTACGGCACGCGCATCCTCAGCGTCCACGCGCCCGTCCTGCTGCTGACCCACTTCGTCTGGGGGCGCGACCCCGGCGTCAAGCTGGAGCGGTCGGCCGAGCTCGCCGCGGAGCTCGGCGCCGACACCGTCGTGGTGCACCCGCCGTTCCGCTGGCAGTCCGGATATGCGGAGGACTTCCTCGGCCTGGTCCGCTCGACCGCCGCGCGCACCGGCGTGACGGTCGCGGTCGAGAACATGTTCCCGTGGAAGGTCGCCGGCCGGTCGATGGCGGGGTACGTCCCGCACTGGAACCCGGTCGGGATGGACTGCGACGCCGTCACGCTCGACTTCTCGCACGCCGCGCTGAGCGGGGTGGACGGGCTCGACCTCGCGAACCGGCTCGGCGACCGGCTGCGGCACGTGCACTTGTGCGACGGCTCCGGCCCGCTGGACGACTCGCGCGTGTTCGACGAGCACCTCATCCCGGGACGCGGCAGCCAACCGGTCGCCGAAGTGCTGCGCTCGCTCGCGGACGCCGGCTGGGACGGCTCGATCGTCGCGGAGGTGAACACGCGCAAGGCGCGCGACGCGGCGGAGCGGACGGCGATGCTCCGCGAGACGCTGGAGTTCGCGCGGAGGCACACCGACGACAGCGGCGCCCACATCGCCGCAGAGGCCGCGGAGGACGACCCCGCTACGTCGCCCGGCCCAGCAGCCGCACGAGCGCGTTCGCGTACTGGGCGTAGCCCGTCGCGGTCGGGTGGAAGGCGTCGATCCCGCTGACGTTCAGCCAGGGCTTCTTCGAGCCGATGCCGTGCCCGGCGAAGTCCACGCCGACGTAGGTCATCGGAACGCCCTGCGCGCGCTGCGTGTCGACGACGTCGGAGATGGTCTGGTTGAGGCCGAGCGTCGCCGCGTTGATGGCGGTGTCAGTGCCGAACGAGGGCGACTTCGGGTCGTAGTTGTCGAACGCGACGGCGTAGCCGGTGACGACGATGCGGGCGTTCGGGGCTGCCAGGTGGACGGCCGCGTAGACCGCCGCGAGCCGCTCCGGGAGGACGTTGAGCAGCGACAGCGCGGACGAGACGCCGTTGCGGCACGCGACCGCCTTGCCCGACGAGCACTCGGACGCGATGGCGGCCACACCGAGGTCGTTGCCGCCGATGCTCAGAGTCACCAGGTCGGTGCGGTCGTCCAGCGCGATGAGCTGGTGCTTGAGGAGGTCGGAGGTCGTCGCTCCCGCGCACGCCGCGTTGACGACCAGGTCGACCCCGGCGGCGCGCGTGAACACGCTCGGGTAGCTGAACGGGCTGGAGCGGCACTTGCCGGTCTCGTCGCCCCCGCCCATCCCCGCGGCGAACGAGTCGCCGATCGCGACGTACCGGGTCTGCGCGGTGAGCGGCTTCTTCGGGAACG is a window from the Leifsonia shinshuensis genome containing:
- the otsB gene encoding trehalose-phosphatase; translation: MSDTSLPNAASDRQPAAIALATAVARLAGAQRLLLALDFDGTLAPFVDTPKAARMLPAAKAALDRLEALPNTWVAYVSGRPLSSLEIVTEADEDALLLGSHGVEVRFGRDGVSLDLTPEERATLDELGEVLGALVDSVPGTRLEVKPVGFGVHYRLLEGDGGSEVVARAYEAAASVSDALTIRDGKDIIEFSVRGANKGDGIERLRGYTHATAVLFAGDDVTDEDGFAVLRPDEGDLGIKVGEGETAAQFRVADERAVATLLGLLADARGAQAR
- the otsA gene encoding alpha,alpha-trehalose-phosphate synthase (UDP-forming) codes for the protein MSNRLPVDRVIDEAGQATWRPSPGGLVTALQPVMRAEEGVWVGWAGVAGEEIEPFEADGISILPIALSEQELQEYYEGFSNDTLWPLYHDVIAQPSYHREWWESYVRVNRRFADAAASVAAHGAVVWVHDYQLQLVPAMLREVRPDLVIGFFNHIPFPPYGIYSQLPWRRQIIDGLLGADVIGFQRVADAGNFSRAIRRLKGYETRGPIIEVPIDSDDPEAGSHRHVTTNKHGGLVRTVLARAFPISIDAEAYQELARRPSIQERAKEIREELGNPDTIMLGVDRLDYTKGIGHRLKAYGELLRDDRVSVEDVTLVQVASPSRERVETYRQLRDEIELTVGRINGDYATLGHTAVAYLHHGYPKEEMVALYLAADVMLVTALRDGMNLVAKEYVATRVDEDGVLVLSEFAGASDELRQALLINPHDIEGLKDTILQAIAMPKRDRVRRMRALRKKVLTNDVARWSASFLEALTRSAHGDHPLQDPPVNRR
- a CDS encoding sugar phosphate isomerase/epimerase family protein; translation: MRIGMGTTCVYPLGVETAFRTAAELGYDGVEVMVTRDDRTQSAEPLRRLAERYGTRILSVHAPVLLLTHFVWGRDPGVKLERSAELAAELGADTVVVHPPFRWQSGYAEDFLGLVRSTAARTGVTVAVENMFPWKVAGRSMAGYVPHWNPVGMDCDAVTLDFSHAALSGVDGLDLANRLGDRLRHVHLCDGSGPLDDSRVFDEHLIPGRGSQPVAEVLRSLADAGWDGSIVAEVNTRKARDAAERTAMLRETLEFARRHTDDSGAHIAAEAAEDDPATSPGPAAARARSRTGRSPSRSGGRRRSR
- a CDS encoding SGNH/GDSL hydrolase family protein, which gives rise to MRRRLLRPALTTALCAAVLLAVAACAAPANPEATPGAAASATPAPKATHDPFPKKPLTAQTRYVAIGDSFAAGMGGGDETGKCRSSPFSYPSVFTRAAGVDLVVNAACAGATTSDLLKHQLIALDDRTDLVTLSIGGNDLGVAAIASECSSGKAVACRNGVSSALSLLNVLPERLAAVYAAVHLAAPNARIVVTGYAVAFDNYDPKSPSFGTDTAINAATLGLNQTISDVVDTQRAQGVPMTYVGVDFAGHGIGSKKPWLNVSGIDAFHPTATGYAQYANALVRLLGRAT